GCTCCCGCAAGACTGTGCGCATGCTCAATCAAAAGAGAACAGCGAGGTGAATCTAGTGGTGGTCGCGCTGCTCTTTattggtcaccggagcgtgctcGCCGGCGAGGTACTGCAGCGGCGGAAACAGTTCAACAGCGAGGCAACACTACAGCAAGTAATCGAGCAAGGCGTGCATGCTAGGAAACTCAGCTGCTCACCAGGATCACGACGCGCGTGTCAGCGAGGCGTGCGGTGGTCAGGTTCGTCGGATTTCATGGCGCCGGTCGTCGGGAAGCTGAGGTTGCTGACGGCGCTAGGAGACACTCGGAGTCGATTCCTCCCGAACAGAGAGCatgtcgaccatggcggtgctgttGGTGGTCACGGCAAGGTCTGGGAACGCCTCAATCGACGGCGGTGGTCGACGTCtgagcggctagggtttcggaaaTTGGGGAAAatcgagcagaggaggaagaaagtcgaggctagggttcgtccaggggctttatacggCTCGGGGGCGAGCCTCGTCACGTCGTCGATCGCGGAGGGGTCGCCAGCGAGAGAGGAAGGCGAGCACGGCGTCGCGCTGTCCTCCATGCGCGAGCaaggggatgaggacgagctcctcccAGATCTTTTTAGGCGAAGGGGTAAGTGGGCTGGGCCAGGCCGTGGTTTGGGCCGTGCTGATGGACTGCTggtgggctgctcggccaggtaaggtccatttctcttttcttttatttcattttctgttttgtatATTTTCTATTTTCAATTTCTCTTTTCAATTCTGTTTTATAATTCAGATTTGAATGCTTTTCTGTTTTGCAGGTATTTGATAATTTGAATTTCATTAGGACTAAATAAAGGATCATTGTAATACTGAATTGTTTTTGAATGAACACTTAATATATGTGAACCTTTATTGCAAATTTTAATCAAGCATGATTTATGCTCCCATTTTAATTTCCATTTATCTTGCGAATCAACTCTGTTTGGAAATATTGGAGTTGATACTTTCAACTTAAAGTATTTCAGAGGTTGTATTAGGACTTGGCTTCCATTTAGGGAATTGGTTacttgcacatgattttatgtgagctcaaATGTATTAGGGTTATATAGTTTCTATCATAACCCCCCTTattaaggttaatactatcatTATATTTGAAAGCATCTAAGTAGGTATTGTTTCCTTCAAGGTTTATCTTGTTACAAAGATAATTgtttgatcactacacatatggtgtaattataggacttagcattaggtggctcttatgttttataattgaagcatAGGATTTAATTCATGAACCATTAGGATTcaaatgctatttacctaatgCCACATGGGTTGGATCCCAAATATGGTTTAGGTTTTATAATTGTAATTacccaaatgatgcaccaactaaGGTTTAGATATAACTCTAGGTGGTAGAAATGAGATGACACATTAGagtatttgctagggtttaatctcccctaaccatgataagatggttacttgcttcatatcttatgtgcttctctaattaccaaggatttgagaattggttttatcttctaccaattaatttttattattatcctcaattatTGTTAAGGTACTAAAGTAGttatatttctttttatagttaactttggttataatgatgaatggtttctcaccatacaaAGTATAGACTTTAACTCTAAGCTTTTCTTATGTGCTTATAtcttctacttcaagttcttagggtttatgatcactacacaatttataatgatcaaggtttggcttcctaagttatctctcaagaattaggtttctcactcctCAAGAACTTGGATTATAATCTAGGGTTCTTACTCAAGGAATGCTGATGTGATTAGCTAAATATATAGTTTtcctaagaattctaccttgctatcttctgtagcttgttcttcaggaattctgataaacctgcatcttgtggcatgcctccacctcctagctgcttcatcttgatcctaactatttTATGGAGTGGCTCAATGTGTTGGTGGCCTTGCATCATGGTGCAAGATGATGGATGAATGAAGTGtgaggctccttttataggcttgggcatggtctagtatcatgacacataggtggatgactcttgctttgatttgatgagtaaggtgcttgggtgtcatgctctcatccatataaatcctttaagcatgaggtgtcatagcttaggatgcaagctatgtagatattttcatcctatgtggcatggtattatcctctcatgtgaaTTGTTTTTGGATggccaagtggcttttgttactaaatGTCTTATGAATGATCTTATGCTTATGGTTGATTCACTATCTCATATGTGATTAAATTATAATTGGGATCAAAATGTCAAGAATAAGAattataccccaattttgaatgatgattttgatttcaccaaggcatgatcatataagTTTCAGAGTACTTATATTTTATTTTATTCAAATtgattgaactataattcgtaatgtaaacgaatttagttttgtgatattccacatatttaataagttatggttgcaataagaatgtgtggcttttatgcacttaggtccttgtGTTTTGCTATATCTGGTTTTTAGTTTTAAAGTGAATTTAATTGTACCTCAAGGTAGTtgcttaacttttaagtgttaataatttagagtttgcttcttatctctttgttggttatatacctctcccatctctagggtttaatgatgagcttttgttggtgttaaagttcaagagtttagttcaagaattaccatgaggttcatggtagaaatatttatttgttaaggacatggaaaagataagtgaagaatggtttctccattatattgttacttggtttgtaattgaacagatgttcttatgttatggcaaggattaccatattatgatctgttataagatcaagcaatggatcattgattaatatgttattgtgttggttttaattccatttgatctaaccccttagatcaaatcatcttttcccaaaacaaggttttaacaaagtcacattgaggtttatagaacttgacttgatgagctatttcaattccaccaaggtcaagtgaaacttgatTCCATCGTGAtgcttttactttaaagcgcgaaaattccccagattttctatgcatgaatgcaatgcacacatttgtttcctctatttttgtaaccccaatacctgggatattacaaaaaGGGGTCTTCTTCCCTAATGGTTTTTAGGTTCTTGAGAACGGATTTTCCATCAATATTGACCTCTAAAAGTATGAGTTCTCTCCATTCCTCTAATATTTCTTGCATCTTTTTTAGgggtttgagagaggagatccagATTTATAACCCCTCCAATCAATTCCCCCTCGTAGTTAGGAGAACcctttagatctagatcttgagTCATTAATTAACTTTGTCATTTGTTCTTTCCCTCCAACTCATCCATGGTATTTGTTGCTTTGGTTGGATTCGAGCATCGTTGGTGTTCTTCCTTTGCATACTTGCATAGTATTTCGCTCTCAATTACGATTAGTTTGCGTGAGAGAcaatgagcttgttactcttgtatGGACGCATTTATGAAGGTATTAGAACACAAAAACCATATTTTTATGGTCTAACCAGCATGGTCAggtcttgggttttcaccctggagAAGGTCCGATCTCTATACAATGCATGCCTTCAAGAAGAAAATGACTATGGAGTCACCATTGGCAGGTACAACCACCAAAGCTTAGACCTAGAGCTTTCATCCCAAAACCTAAGAGATGGAGCTCAAAAAACACCACGAAGAATGAAGTCTTCTAGGGTCACCGCTAGGGTTGCAATGTTAGACGGGATGCGCAACATATTTTCTCATCCCTAGCCAGCCCCTTCGCGTGTGCTCCTCAATATCTGCAAcgagggaacctgcacaaaatctGTTTTGCGGGACTATGTGTGGCCCTCGTCTACAAAATCTGTTTTTGCGAGACTTTTTGATAACACTGTTGCAAAACATGCTAGAGTCTATCTGGTCTTCTTCAAACATGGCTGCCATAATCTCCCCTCACCTACATCTCAGTAATCACGACAATAAATATGCCAAGGCTGACCCAAGGTGGATGGAGACCGCCGCCACGAGCCAAAGGAAAATGAATCTTCACATCAGACCTCACTTCCCCATAGGGGCACAGGCGAAGAGCCCATCAAGCTGCCTACCACATAGGTAGATATGGCACATGAAGATTCAAAAACGCATGCACACCTCATGGGTGATTTGTTGTGTGCTTCCCTGATTGGAGTAGCTCGCGAGGGATCATAGGGTCTTCCAACTAGCTCCAAGAATCCGTGACCACGGCCGGGATCACATGCCTCTCGATCCAATCCAGCACCACTGGAGGAGGGAGCACATGACGGCGGCAGTAGAGCACACTAGGACCATCGAGAGATCAACTTTAATGGGGGTACCACACCGTGGCGGTAGGGTAGAGGGGACTTTTGGGTGGCGGCATGGGGGCCCTCCATAGTCGCCCGAGTCAAGCCGAGAGGTTGGGTCCAGCTGTATCTTCTATAGTCTTTTCTAGCAAAAATTATGCAAGTTTGACATGAGTGTCTGATTCTAACACCTTAAGCAAACATTATATTTATGAAAAAAACTGTGTATCATAACTGAAGAAGAGTGGCAAGATTCTAATATTAGACATGCCAAGGCGTGATTAAGAATCTGTGCACCTTGGGTTAGGCAAAGTTCTCAGTGGAGCATAAAACAAACTCAAAGCTCTGAGTATATCATACCAGGTCATAGATTCACATGTTAGAAACCGGCAACAGAGCGTAGCAGAATCAAATAGATATATTGAGATGATATTGCCAAATTTAGGTATCCAAAAAGCTATACACGATGAAGATATTATTAACTCTCACGAGGTTCGCCTTCTCAAAGTCATATCTATCCCCTGATATTTACGATTTGCACAACAAAAAGAATGCAGTAGAGATACTCTTGAAGACTTTGTAGGAGTCTGATCGAGGTGTAACTATTGGAATAACACACTTTGTATGGATGTTTCTACAACTACAAGGGACCACATTTGAATATGTTGATCAAGATGTCTCCCCTGGCATTCCAAAAGTTTACTGGCTCTTCCAAGTCAGAAAGGAAGCTTAATTCACAATGCTCGCATTGGTCTTCACATCCATTTATGTGCCTTCCCATAATACCTGTTGATGTAACTTTTCTGCAGGAACACAGCAGATACATACATTAAACCAAAGCTAGATTTTATGGTCCATTCTGAAATACCGAGTAGCGTTATTGCAAACCTTTTGTATACTTAAATCAGGAGCGTCCAGGGCATTTACAGGataaaatttgtagaattggatgTTTTCaaatgcatttttcagcttagggTCCATATTATCAATAGCTTCCTTTCTGGCTTCTTTAGCCTGCATAAGTTTTTGCAGCAGCATAGTATTAGAACGCACTAAATTCTCTAGGGAAAATACATATTATCTTGGTTGACGAACCTGTCTCAGCTCTGTCTTTCGTTCTTTAACCTTCTCCTTCAGGAATTTCTGTTGATGAAATGAGGCAAAGGTAGGAAGAAAACTCAGAGGTAATGGTCAATTAATTGATCATCGGGTGGTGTGCTAAGTATCCTTTATAATAGACCAAGCAGAAAAATCACTGGAATGTGCACCTTAAAATTTTCTCTCTCATCCTCTGGCAACACCTCACCTTCAACTAGGTCATCAATAAAATCCTGCATTGCAACACGAAGATTGAACACAGATGCTCTTCCAAGGGTAGACTCAGAGAAAAAAAAACTCTATACACACCTTATAATTATCCATTTCCCAGTCAAAGGATTGCACTATCTGCAACAGCCAACAGGCAGCACAAAGATTTATAACAACAATTAACAGCTACTTGAAATCGAAATCCTACAAATTTCATTTCTAAAAGTGGAACTGGGGTGATATTTCATTATCTCTCAATTAAGGTTTGGTAACAATAGGAGGGAATAACGTTTCATCGCCTACAAAAGATTTCATACTCTCTTGTGAGATTTTTTTTCTAATCGTAATTATGCTTTCTCTAATTAATAGTGAACAATTTGCTTTACGTAAAATAAAAAAGTAGCAACCAGGCAATACTTCTACCAAATGGACCTACTAAAAGAAGCTTACCGGGTGTTCTAGAGGATATATGATATCGACAGTTGTATCATGGTCATCTTCAGGAGAAAGTGGCATATAATCTGCAATATTATTACCAGATGCTCATAAGCAAATTCCATCAAACACTTCAGATAGAATATATCTAACTCAAAGCATAAAATCTACTAGTATACTATTGTGAGGATGTGTGCTTTTTAATGGTTTGGGTGAATGTAATGTCTTCATGTTATTTGTGTGATCAATGACCTTGGGCTGTGGCATGTTTTTGACTCTGTAAGACTATTGCAGAACGTTCATGCTTGCATCACAAATGTGGATTTGACTTTTACCAATGCACTATGCAATACACAATTCAAAAAGAAATACCTTACAAAAAAAACACCGTAGGGGGCTCCCCAACGGTTTTACGGTAAAAAAATTATGCCATTTATAATTTTTAAATGAAATGTGGACATCCAACAATAGCAAATCAACCAACTAAAAGTCTGTTGGAGGTCCAAAGGCCATTAGACTTGTCAGTCGCATGTAGATTGAGTGCCACTCAGTATGATCAACAATCAATTAGGAAAGGGCAACTGGTTCCACGGCTTTACAGGCGTTAAGGCGTCTTCGAGTGGTTTGGGGGCGCTTTGACGCCTAAGCGACGACTAGGGGGGCGCTTTAGACGTCTAAAGTGGTCCATTCTCCAGTCGGCGGGGCGGGGGATTGACAATCCCACATCATAACTGCAGCCTACAAGTAGTCACAGTCTACCAGAATATCGTACGCAAATTCAGACAGTGTAGTTTACATATTAGACTGGACCAAGGCACAGATAGGTGACGAAACATATCCTCTGAAAGGGGATCCAAACAGAATGACAACTATTCTCTTAGACACGCAACTATACAGATCGACCCTATGAAAAATAATCACAAGGAAGCTTACATGGCATGCAGTAGTCGAACTTCTTGACTCGCTCAGTTTTCAGGTGCTTCAGAGCAGACCTGTAAAATATACAAAATTGGGATGATATATCCAGTCACAGAAAAGGTACAGGTTCAAGATGATACATAAATGTATGCCTCCAAGCACACATTTTCAGTGAGGAATGAAAATGGCATCAACAAAACTGACCTTCGCTGGGTGCAACAAAGAGTGAATATTTTGGTTTCCAAACTCTCAATCCTGCTGAGCCTATAGAACAAGCAAGACTAAAGTGAACAAAAATGCAATACTGCGACGATGAGAAAATAAATGTAGGAATACAACCAAAACTTAAATAAAGAAATGTAGCATGGAAATACCGGTCCTCTAGTGGAACATAGGGCACCCAGTTCATCTTCATTGCCTTCATTGGTACTATTTCTTCATTTTCCCTTTGGACAGATATTATACCAACTTTATCTGATGGTGGGTAAGGACAATCAACCTGCACCAGAAACATGATTGCAAAAGCTAAATCGGATCCACCATCAGCAAATAACAGAAACTTTCTAGTCTCAGTCGATGAAACAACCATAAGCTACAAATATGACAAGAAAATTTTCCCACAGCAAGCTTACTTTCAGCAGAAGAGGAAAAATCATTTGACGCTGTTGGTTAGAGTCAATAACTCATACCAATGAAACATTGTCGAGTAAAATAATGTGCCACAAACATTGAGAGTTACTCCTTTAGGGATTATAGAAGACAAAAAGGGACCCAGGCCAGATAAACGGTATACCAGGAACGAAAGGTCGGAAGCTTTGAGACTGGCATTATTATAGAGGTACAAACTATTGAATGTTCATAGCAGAATCAAGACTACCAAAGGTTTTACTTCACAGTGCCATTGTCACAACAGTAACATCACTGCCAAGAACAAGGGAGTTCCTCGCAAAAAACGATATGCAATTGCAAAGTTGGTTCTTATAATTCCTAattgattttttaaaaaaaaatctacaTAAGCATTTCCAATTTTGTACTGCAAGTCAAATTATCTTTACCTACAAATGATGAAACCGGTGTGCATTTTCTGTAATGCGAGGTATAAACAGAATTAGTTCGCTAGTGTAATCGTGAGAAAGTGCAACTGAAGATATAGTGTATGAAGGAACATTCTATGTAATGCATTTTTTTTATCAATGCAGTGGAGAACTTAAGATAAGATAGAAAACATTTCTTTGCGAGGGAGATAAGATGTCAAATGTTTAAACCAAGAGAATGGATGAGAACCAACCGCAACTACAATAGGAACAAATACCATCTTTTCGCTCTGTTGTTCACTTTTAGCAACATTCAATAGCTGAGCTGCAGACCAAAAGAAATGAGATAATCATACAAATTGCATGAAGTAACCATTCAACATGCTGGTACAAATTAAACATACAACAAAGGTACTGCATCATATAACCAGTTTTAGTATTCCATATATCTATGATGTGCATGGTGACAACATACTAGCCTCGGACCTCAAAATTTCTCATCACATTGAAGCAACAAAACTAATTTTAATGTTGAAAATGCGCAAAATGATTATTTACTTGCATGCTGCGTAGAGGGAATATTTCAGCATCAGTAAGCTATGCAAAAGTACATttacagcatcatcagtactaaaatTTTCTAAATCACAAACTTATTCTTCGTATATCAGTGTTATACTGTAAATTACTTCACAGCAAAATTTACCCCAGATGAATCAAACAAGAAACGGTAATCTAAACAACACCAGTTTACTGTCGGTTAGAAAAATTCCATGAAAGTTAACACGTAGATATGCATCAGATATTGAATAGTAACTTCAGTGTCAAGAGGGAGCATACTTACGTTCAGTGCTTCCAAATAAGTAAACCGTCTTGCCATAAAGCTCTCCCCCTTCTTCTAGAGCTTTCTGCTCAACAACAATAAACCATGTATGATACAGTAGAGAAGCATAGTATTCAAAGAGAAGCCTAGCAGATTATCTGTCAGATATGAGCGCACCTCTATATTTTGGAAGTTCCAGTTGAACTCCTCTATCTTATCAATGTGTTCCCACTGCAGGACCAGATAATGGACAGTTATGACAAGTAAGCAGAAATAAATAGCTGTAGGCATGTTTAAAAAAAAAGTGCATCAGTAGATGGTGATGTGCGCAAACCTCGGTCCCGATGGGGAAGGCTGACAGCCAAAGGTCCTCCTGGACACAGCAATGCACCATTAGTCATAATGCACGCACGGAAGCAATGCAGCGGACGACTGACAATGCATATACTCGTGAATAATCAAACACCTTAAATCATGTGAATTCTGActctttattaaaaataaaaccaTCAACACATTGACTTGCAAGTGTTATGTGTTGATAATCGTCATGCCCCCAATGCAGTCATAATCCAAATTATTCCACCCAATGCAGGCCTCGAAGAAAGATATCATCATGCGCACAATGCAGATATTACCAATCATCGAGACCAATCAAGCTACAGATCCTAGCAAACGGAACGGAAGCACGCATCCTTGAGAGGAGGTATCTGTCACGACCCGATCGACGAGAGATTGAATCGCAACAGGAAATACAGAATTGGAATTGGATGGAAAGAGCAAGCAGGGGGTGAGATGAACAGAGATAGAGGATGAGAGCTCAGCACCACATATTCATTCATTCGATAGTTGTTTCGTTACAGCAGCTGGTATTTAACTCCTTCGCACACACACTTGTCCTGGCTCATATGGCCCAACACCACACCCACGGCCCTTGGCCCACCTAGCTTGCTCTCGTATGACACAACTGAACTGTCGATGATCTCAGTCAGGTTCAGGTGTGACATTTTCTCCCTCTTGAGTTGAAGCTCCCTCCCAGATGCGAGCAGATGGATAGCGAAGTCGCAGCACCTCCGCGTCCTCCCAGGTAGCTTGTTGTGCCGAGTGTCTAGACCATTGGATCAACAGTTGTACCACTGGCTCAGTGCCCTTCTTCTTGAGACGGCGATCCAAAACTGCAATTGGTTCTAACTCACCTGTAGTCAAGTCTGGAGGACGAGGCAGTTCAGCAAACACTGGAGAGTAACTTGGTGTGAATGGCTTGAGCTGGGAGACATGGAAGACTGGATGTACTCGAGCCTCTGGTGGCAGTGTCAGTTTGTAGGCGAGCGAACCAACCTTTTTTTCCACCGCAAAGGGACCGAAGAACTTGTAAGCCAATTTTCGACACGGTCGATTAGCAACTGTAGACTGAGCATATGGTTGCAATTTGAGTAACACCTTCTCGCCCACCTCAAAGGAACGCTCTGTGCGATTCCTATCAGCCTTTTTCTTGAAGCGATCCTGGGCACGAGTTATCTGAGCGCGAAGCAGGTCAGTGTGAGTTACCCAGTCGAAATCTTCAGGGTTCAGCGCAGTGACGCCCCAGTGCACCATCATTCCCAAATTGGGCTCATGTCCATACAATGCTTTGAAGGGAGAACATGACAAAGAGGAATGGTGACTTGAATTATACCAGAATTCTGCAGCCGGCAGCCAACGACGCCATTGACGAGGACTATCTTGAACAGCAGAGCGCAAGTACATTTCCAAGCACTGATTTACTCGCTCTGTCTGACCATCCGTTTGCGGATGGTAAGCTGTAGAATATAGCAGTTTGGTACCAGCAGTAGACAACAGCTCTCTCCAAATAGCACTGGTGAAAATGGAGTCCCGGTCAGATATAATCGTCATTGGTATTCCATGCAGTTTAATGACATTGTCCCATAAGGCTGTTGCTACTTGCACTGCTGTGTAGGGATGTTTCAGAGGCACAAAGTGTGCTACTTTGGTTAGACGGTCTACCACCACCATAATAGAATTGTATCCATCTGATTTGGGCAGGCCATCCACAAAATCCATTGAAATGTCATGCCAAGGTCCAGTTGGCACAGGCAGAGGCTGCAAGGTACCAGCAGGTCGAATATTCTCGTGTTTAGACTGTTGACCTGGCATTGGCGTACGAAATCTTCCACAGCTGCTTTTAAGCCAGTCCAAGCAAAAAGCTTCTTCACACGCTGGAAGGTATTCATAATGCCTGTGGCCTCCCACGGCACTGTTATGCAAGGCACTGATCAATTTTGTTTGTAGTGCACTGTTAGCACCAATCCAGATTCTACCATTGACTCGAATGACTCCCTGATGCAAGGCATAACCCTCCTCGTCCGGGCTTATCACCCTCCTCGTCCGGGCTTATCACTGCTAAACGAGTTAACAGTTGTTGAGCTTCGGAATCAGTCTCATAAGAATTTGCTACTTCTTGCATCCACTTAGGCTGACAGATGGACATTGTGTTGGCAGTGAGCAAATGGCCCACCCGAGACAGTGCATCAGCTGCACCATTATCGGCACCTCTTTTATATTGGAACTTAAACTGCATACCCACCAGTTTGGACATGGCTCTGCGCTGAAGATCCGTTTCTAGTTGTTGATCCTCCAAATTACAGAGGCTCTTATGATCAGTAACAATAGTGAATGGGCCACGCTGCAAGTAAGCACGCCATTTGTCAACTGCCATCATGACTGCCAAGAATTCCTTTTCATAAGTGGATAGTTGCTGATTCTTGACCCCGAGAGCTTTGCTGAAATAAGCAATGGGATGAGCGTCTTGGACCAAGACTGCTCCAATGCCTGTATCGCAAGCGTCCGTTTCAATAGAAAATGGACGATCAAAATTTGGTAATGCCAAGACTGGTGTATTCACCATAGCATGCTTAAGCTGGTCAAACGCTTGTTGTGCTTGTTCAGACCACTGAAATCCTTTTTTTGTGAGTAGCTGAGTCAGTGGTTTTGCAATAATTCCATACCTTGCAACGAATTTCCGATAATACCCTGTAAGGCCCAAAAACCCCCTAAGCTCAGTAGCACTGATAGGTACTGGCCAGTCTTTCATAGCTTGCGTCTTTGAGCTGTCAGTGGCCACCCCTGCTGCAGAGATGACATGGCCCAAATACTCGATTTGATGCTGAGAAAATGAGCACTTGGAGagtttggcatacaactggttctTCCTCAATAGTTCAAACACCAGTCGAAGATGTTGTTCATGTTCTTGCAATGAAGAACTGTAAACGAGAATATCATCAAGAAAGACAATGACAAACTTACGAGTGTACTCTCCAAAGATCTGATTCATGAGACACTGAAATGTTGCTGGCGCGTTGGTTAAGCCAAAAGGCATCACACTGAAGTGAAAGTGCCCATGATGCGTTTTAAATGCAGTTTTTTCTTCATCCTCCTCGCGCATTCTGATTTGATGATATCCAGCGCGTAAATCCAACTTCGAAAAGAAAGTTGCCCCTGCCAATTCATCAAGTAGTTCATCGACGATAGGCAGTGGAAATTTATTCTTGATAGTGATCAAGTTCTGTCTGCGGAAGTCAATGCAAAACCGCCAACTTCCATCCTTCTTTTTAACCAAAAGAACTGGGGCTGCATATGGACTCATGCTATGGGTAATAACTCCAGTGCGCAACATCTCCTGCACTTGTCTCTCGATCTCATCTTTTTGCATTGGTGAATAACGGTAGGGTTTAACATTGGGTGGGGAAGCTCCTTCTTCCAATGTTACTGCATGATCATACTGACGGTGGGGAGGCAACCCTTCAGGCTCGGCAAAGACATCATTGAAATCTGTCAAAATAGCTTGAATTTGACTTGGTAAAGTTTCTGAATCTGCAGCAATCTCAGCCCAATTCTCAAGCACTGCCATGGACCAAATTTCATTATCTGCATGTAACTGCTGCAAGGTTTCAAAGTCCAATTGCTCTGCACTGGAAATCTGCACTGGTAACAAGCCTTGTAAGACCACTGTTTTGCCCTCATGGTCAAAAGTAATTTTGTTGTCATTCCAGTGACATGTCATTGGACTAAAGGAGTCGAGCCAGTCTTTTCCTAGTACTCCATCATACGCCCCTAATGCCAACACACGCAAGTCAGTTTTGAATACAGCTCCCTGACATTTCCACTCCAAGGCAGGGACCATTGTATCACTGGCAATGTATTGCCCATTCGCTACCTTAACAGCCACTGGCGCTATTGGTACAGCTTTATAGTCCAAAGATCACAAGAAAGTTCTTGTTTATAAAACTATGAGAACTACCTGAGTCCAAGAGTAGCAGCATCGTTTTGTTTCCAACCCGCACTGGTAAACGAAAAGCAGACACTGGAGTGTCAGAACTAGATAAGGCATGCGTTGAAAGCATACAACACATAGCTGGTGCTGGAGGATCTACTGGTTCATCAAGAAATTCTAGGGCCTCAACAGCTGCATCATCCAAGAGTTCACCAAATTCTCCCACTTGGATTGTTAACAGTTGTGCTCCTTGACGTTTGCACTGATGTCCTCTAGTATAAGGTTCCCCACACTTGAAACATTGATTGTTTGCGCGCCGAAAATCACGAAGCTGCCTTTCTCGGGCATACTCATCAGGTGCAAGGCGTGGGCGAGGTGGAACAGGAGCTGCAGCTGGTGGCGGACGACCTGCTGGAGGTGGTCGATGCCTTGGTCGCACTGCTTCTAACTCCTCTTCCTGAATTCGGGCAAACAC
This Lolium perenne isolate Kyuss_39 chromosome 1, Kyuss_2.0, whole genome shotgun sequence DNA region includes the following protein-coding sequences:
- the LOC127327425 gene encoding protein HEAT INTOLERANT 4 — protein: MVHWGVTALNPEDFDWVTHTDLLRAQITRAQDRFKKKADRNRTERSFEVGEKVLLKLQPYAQSTVANRPCRKLAYKFFGPFAVEKKVGSLAYKLTLPPEARVHPVFHVSQLKPFTPSYSPVFAELPRPPDLTTDTRHNKLPGRTRRCCDFAIHLLASGRELQLKREKMSHLNLTEIIDSSVVSYESKLGGPRAEDLWLSAFPIGTEWEHIDKIEEFNWNFQNIEKALEEGGELYGKTVYLFGSTEPQLLNVAKSEQQSEKMVFVPIVVAVDCPYPPSDKVGIISVQRENEEIVPMKAMKMNWVPYVPLEDRLSRIESLETKIFTLCCTQRRSALKHLKTERVKKFDYCMPYYMPLSPEDDHDTTVDIIYPLEHPIVQSFDWEMDNYKDFIDDLVEGEVLPEDERENFKKFLKEKVKERKTELRQAKEARKEAIDNMDPKLKNAFENIQFYKFYPVNALDAPDLSIQKKSYINRYYGKAHKWM
- the LOC127327424 gene encoding uncharacterized protein, coding for MALEASGVETKALLDQILKRLDDGAALTSKRYDEQVAFNATVAHDLQVMRKQLDLTQADVDEARQVVSTVVASAAPPAPTVDHRAAAAAFVASGLGVPGYPRLANDGAPLLPPTQEAPLMRPQPVRQIVEQRPQRENEGDNGFVKPPKHDFPRFDGMLPNLWLDRCEAYFDMYRVRPQNWVTTAAMYVDGHAALWLQAYRQQYPQVSWARFSQAVVKEFGPNEFEDQMHKLLQLRQTGSVTEYRVQFEVYMYHLLALDPSLSTKFFVTQFVLGLKDELRAAVRIQAPTSITRATVFARIQEEELEAVRPRHRPPPAGRPPPAAAPVPPRPRLAPDEYARERQLRDFRRANNQCFKCGEPYTRGHQCKRQGAQLLTIQVGEFGELLDDAAVEALEFLDEPVDPPAPAMCCMLSTHALSSSDTPVSAFRLPVRVGNKTMLLLLDSAPVAVKVANGQYIASDTMVPALEWKCQGAVFKTDLRVLALGAYDGVLGKDWLDSFSPMTCHWNDNKITFDHEGKTVVLQGLLPVQISSAEQLDFETLQQLHADNEIWSMAVLENWAEIAADSETLPSQIQAILTDFNDVFAEPEGLPPHRQYDHAVTLEEGASPPNVKPYRYSPMQKDEIERQVQEMLRTGVITHSMSPYAAPVLLVKKKDGSWRFCIDFRRQNLITIKNKFPLPIVDELLDELAGATFFSKLDLRAGYHQIRMREEDEEKTAFKTHHGHFHFSVMPFGLTNAPATFQCLMNQIFGEYTRKFVIVFLDDILVYSSSLQEHEQHLRLVFELLRKNQLYAKLSKCSFSQHQIEYLGHVISAAGVATDSSKTQAMKDWPVPISATELRGFLGLTGYYRKFVARYGIIAKPLTQLLTKKGFQWSEQAQQAFDQLKHAMVNTPVLALPNFDRPFSIETDACDTGIGAVLVQDAHPIAYFSKALGVKNQQLSTYEKEFLAVMMAVDKWRAYLQRGPFTIVTDHKSLCNLEDQQLETDLQRRAMSKLVGMQFKFQYKRGADNGAADALSRVGHLLTANTMSICQPKWMQEVANSYETDSEAQQLLTRLAVISPDEEGDKPGRGGLCLASGSHSSQW